In Apostichopus japonicus isolate 1M-3 chromosome 5, ASM3797524v1, whole genome shotgun sequence, a single window of DNA contains:
- the LOC139967481 gene encoding protein MAK16 homolog A-like gives MQHDDVIWGIIRNTFCSFKMNTRVRTEQFCRNEYNLTGLCSRKYCPLGNSRYATIREFNGVCYLYMKTIERAAFPNKLWERVKLSKNFEKALKQIDDNLIFWPSFYKYKCKQRLTKITQYLIRMRKIMMYGRRKIVPVSRKIEKREKNREAKAWKAAKLDNAIEKELLERLKKGTYGDVYNIPAVAFDNVLKAEETDDEDEDRAQLEYEGAEEQEEEEEEEEEVEGEIEYIADEDFQESDASDVEDMDRVLPQGKGGHDASDDDESSGEEETKTGKGKSVKGKAGKFKRARVEIEYEEERQTPAKQRITESF, from the exons GTAATATGGGGCATCATCAGGAACACGTTCTGTTCCTTCAAGATGAACACCCGTGTTAGGACTGAACAATTTTGCAGAAATGAGTACAACCTTACTGGGCTCTGTAGCAGGAAGTACTGTCCCCTAGGAAACAGTAGATATGCTACAATACGGGAATTTAATG GAGTGTGTTACCTTTACATGAAAACCATAGAGAGGGCTGCTTTCCCTAACAAGTTGTGGGAAAGGGTGAAGCTCTCGAAAAACTTTGAGAAGGCCTTGAAACAGATCGATGACAATCTcatcttttggccaagtttCTACAAGTACAAATGCAAACAGAGGTTAACCAAAATAACACAGTACCTGATCAGAATGAGGAAAATTATGATGTATGGAAG GCGAAAAATTGTTCCAGTGAGCAGAAAAAtagagaaaagggagaagaacAGAGAAGCCAAAGCTTGGAAAGCTGCCAAACTGGACAATGCCATTGAAAAGGAGTTGCTGGAGAGGTTAAAGAAAGGAACA TACGGCGACGTTTACAACATCCCGGCCGTAGCTTTTGATAACGTGTTGAAGGCGGAGGAGACGGACGATGAAGATGAGGACAGAGCTCAGCTCGAATATGAGGGCGCT GAAGaacaggaagaagaagaagaggaagaagaagaggtgGAAGGAGAGATTGAGTACATCGCAGATGAAGATTTCCAGGAGAGTGATGCCAGCGACGTTGAG GATATGGACAGAGTGTTACCGCAAGGGAAAGGAGGCCACGATGCGTCAGATGACGATGAGTCGAGTGGAGAGGAAGAGACAAAAACAGGAAAAGGAAAATCTGTGAAGGGGAAGGCCGGGAAATTTAAGAGAGCCCGAGTGGAGATTGAGTACGAGGAGGAGAGACAGACACCGGCGAAACAGAGGATCACAGAATCATTTTGA